In a genomic window of Zingiber officinale cultivar Zhangliang chromosome 9B, Zo_v1.1, whole genome shotgun sequence:
- the LOC122024297 gene encoding protein ABCI7, chloroplastic-like produces the protein MTCCSSSAPVAASAPPPLPLRSLRRPGAASLILPVSRTSRRLVPVRAALSDPFVLEIAEKFEDSLSSAAAAASPPPLQKLRDCSSQSLLSKRWPSNKDEPFRFTNLAFLKSSLLLPASSPIALPVETPLDSPSPHLLAVVDGRVAPSVSRLDALPTGVFVGSVSTIPPGPTLDRVVSALTGGFTDGDLFWDLNGVGAPDLAVIFVPAGVRVVDEPIHVQLCYSEGGDVGSECLPVSNPRVLVVAEKGAEVVIVEEHLGIEENAERCYWANSVMEISIGEGAKVVHSYLQKQSVNAAHIKWTSTRQEASSIYELIEVSTGGRLSRHNLHIQQLGPDTVSELAAFHISRNDQTQDLHSTLILDHPRGYSRQLHKCIVSHSSGQAVFDGNIRVNRFAQQTDAGQLTRTLLLAPHATANVKPNLQIIADDVKCSHGAAISDLEEDQLFYFQARGIDPKTARDALVFSFGAEVISRIPFEPIKKSVSSQLKHLLSTQ, from the exons ATGACCTGCTGCTCCTCTTCCGCCCCCGTCGCCGCCTCTGCGCCGCCCCCTCTCCCTCTCCGCTCTCTCCGCCGTCCGGGAGCCGCGTCCCTCATCCTTCCGGTCTCCCGGACATCCCGCCGCCTCGTCCCCGTCCGTGCTGCCCTCTCCGACCCCTTTGTCCTCGAGATCGCCGAAAAGTTCGAGGACTCCCTCTCCTCCGCGGCCGCTGCCGCTTCTCCTCCCCCTCTCCAGAAGCTTCGCGACTGCTCTTCCCAGTCGTTGCTCTCCAAGCGCTGGCCCTCCAACAAAGACGAGCCCTTCCGCTTCACCAATCTCGCTTTCCTCAAGAGCTCCCTCCTCTTGCCCGCATCCTCCCCAATCGCCCTTCCCGTCGAAACTCCTCTCGATTCCCCCTCTCCCCACCTCCTTGCTGTAGTCGATGGCCGCGTCGCTCCCTCTGTTTCCCGCCTCGACGCCCTTCCCACCGGCGTCTTCGTCGGCAGCGTGTCGACCATTCCACCAGGACCCACCCTCGACCGGGTCGTGTCAGCCCTTACCGGAGGGTTTACTGACGGGGACCTCTTCTGGGACTTGAACGGTGTCGGCGCTCCTGATTTGGCTGTGATCTTCGTGCCCGCCGGCGTTCGGGTGGTGGATGAGCCGATTCACGTGCAGTTATGCTACTCCGAGGGGGGCGACGTTGGGTCCGAGTGTCTTCCTGTGTCGAACCCGAGGGTATTGGTTGTGGCCGAGAAGGGGGCGGAGGTTGTAATTGTGGAGGAGCACTTGGGGATTGAAGAGAATGCAGAGAGGTGTTACTGGGCAAACTCCGTGATGGAAATTTCGATTGGAGAGGGTGCCAAGGTCGTGCATTCTTATTTACAGAAGCAGTCGGTAAATGCTGCTCACATCAAGTGGACATCCACTCGTCAG GAAGCATCCAGTATTTACGAGCTTATTGAGGTTAGTACAGGTGGAAGACTGAGCAGACATAATCTCCATATTCAACAATTAGGCCCTGATACTGTGAGTGAGCTAGCAGCGTTTCACATATCTCGGAACGACCAGACACAAGATCTGCATAGCACATTAATCTTAGATCACCCTCGAGGGTATTCACGCCAGCTTCATAAGTGCATTGTATCTCATTCCTCAGGCCAAGCTGTATTCGATGGTAACATCAGGGTCAACAG ATTTGCACAACAAACTGATGCTGGACAATTGACAAGAACACTTTTGCTGGCACCTCATGCGACAGCCAATGTCAAACCCAACTTACAAATCATTGCTGATGACGTTAAGTGCTCCCATGGAGCTGCTATCAGTGACCTCGAAGAAGACCAGCTCTTCTATTTCCAGGCACGCGGTATCGACCCCAAAACAGCAAGAGATGCTCTTGTGTTCTCATTTGGAGCCGAGGTGATATCACGAATTCCATTTGAACCTATCAAAAAGAGTGTAAGTAGTCAATTAAAGCATTTGCTATCGACCCAATGA
- the LOC122024295 gene encoding protein SEEDLING PLASTID DEVELOPMENT 1-like, producing the protein MLPLPQSPRVSSATARTLDGISLRRFYGPPFSLRLRRPSLPPFPRVLSLIRRRLRLPTSISSLPCGDAVGDSFDEELRRLLVLLPLEMRRRVEAHPELQRLVEIVMDLGRRPIARFPSGDFFLAEFPISSQELHHAISQMGAFASDNRAGISRTLHRISAIRNRKGDIIGLTCRVGRAVAGSANLLRDLVKDGGSLLLIGPPGVGKTTIIREIARMLADDYKKRVMIVDTSNEIGGDGDIPHAGIGSARRLQVPDPNMQHKVLIEAVENHMPQVIVIDEIGTKLEAIAASTIAQRGIQLVATAHGVTIENLIMNPSLEMLVGGIHSVTLGDEEASRRGIQKTVLERKGPSTFSCAAEIVSKIEVRVHHSLEATVDALLAGRPPNFDIRRMDTEDFTTETLLSQTKHFCDISSQKEDETKDENNFVIPCEEFSSDASSVQLKKKQIDIYQEVERDFRLFIYGITEASVMEAIKHLGIDEMIKITDNVSEADAFIAWYAKLKKNSHIQAVAKSSGIPVFVTKSTSLAQLTKAIRALVNEHANLLKTEKESSSSEMVDALEEARLAIEKIVIPQDKSVQLLPRPPHIISGQIGLIKKYKLKWETVGEHPMVYLRILPLQSGIGGKHVDANGGTSELEDLDCFDSIDISQHGIARLPLLPE; encoded by the exons ATGCTGCCGCTGCCCCAATCTCCACGCGTATCCTCCGCCACCGCCCGGACTCTCGATGGCATCTCCCTCCGCCGGTTCTACGGACCACCCTTCTCCCTCCGCCTCCGCCGGCCGTCGCTGCCGCCGTTTCCGCGTGTCCTCTCTCTGATACGGCGCCGCCTTCGTTTGCCGACTTCGATCTCCTCGTTGCCCTGCGGCGATGCCGTTGGCGACAGCTTCGACGAGGAGCTTCGCCGCCTTTTGGTCCTCCTCCCACTGGAGATGCGGCGGCGAGTGGAGGCCCATCCGGAGCTTCAGCGCCTGGTTGAGATCGTCATGGACCTCGGCAGGAGGCCTATCGCCCGCTTCCCCTCAGGCGACTTCTTCCTTGCCGAATTCCCTATATCCTCTCAGGAACTCCACCACGCCATTTCCCAG ATGGGCGCCTTTGCCTCGGATAACCGGGCGGGCATCAGTAGGACATTGCATCGGATTAGCGCCATCAGGAACCGGAAGGGAGACATTATTGGACTTACTTGCCGGGTCGGCCGAGCAGTTGCAGGAAGTGCTAATCTATTGCGGGATttggtgaaggatggaggttCACTATTGCTTATCGGCCCCCCAGGAGTCGGCAAGACCACAATCATCAG AGAAATAGCAAGGATGCTTGCAGATGATTATAAGAAGCGCGTCATGATTGTTGACACATCCAATGAGATAGGTGGGGACGGTGACATTCCTCATGCTGGGATAGGTAGCGCACGCAGATTGCAAGTACCAGACCCTAACATGCAACATAAG GTATTGATTGAAGCAGTGGAGAATCATATGCCACAAGTTATTGTGATTGATGAAATTGGAACTAAACTTGAAGCAATAGCTGCTAGCACCATCGCCCAACGTGGCATCCAGCTTGTTGCCACTGCCCATGGAGTAACAATAGAGAATTTGATAATGAATCCTTCCTTGGAGATGCTTGTGGGAGGAATACAT AGTGTTACACTAGGTGACGAAGAAGCAAGCAGAAGAGGTATCCAAAAGACTGTTCTGGAGCGCAAAGGACCCTCAACATTTTCATGTGCTGCAGAGATTGTCTCAAAGATTGAAGTACGAGTACATCATAGTCTAGAAGCCACAGTAGATGCGCTTCTTGCAG GCCGGCCTCCAAATTTTGATATCCGCAGGATGGACACAGAAGACTTCACAACTGAAACACTACTTTCTCAGACAAAACATTTCTGTGATATTTCCTCTCAAAAGGAAGATGAAACCAAAGATGAAAATAATTTCGTAATTCCTTGTGAAGAGTTTAGCAGTGATGCATCTAGTGTTCAGTTAAAGAAAAAGCAGATAGATATATATCAGGAAGTTGAAAGAGATTTCCGCCTCTTCATTTATGGG ATCACGGAGGCAAGTGTTATGGAAGCAATTAAGCATTTGGGAATAGATGAAATGATTAAGATAACTGATAATGTAAGTGAAGCAGACGCATTTATTGCCTGGTATGCCAAACTTAAAAAGAACTCTCATATTCAAGCAGTTGCCAAGTCAAGTGGCATTCCTGTCTTTGTCACAAAG TCGACCTCTTTGGCGCAGCTCACTAAAGCTATCCGTGCTCTTGTAAATGAACATGCTAATCTCTTAAAAACAGAGAAGGAATCAAGTTCATCAGAGATGGTTGATGCATTAGAG GAAGCAAGATTGGCTATTGAAAAAATTGTGATTCCTCAAGATAAGTCTGTACAGCTTCTCCCGAGGCCACCGCACATCATTTCAGGTCAGATAGGCCTAATCAAGAAGTACAAACTCAAATGGGAGACGGTGGGCGAGCATCCTATGGTTTATCTGAGGATCCTTCCCCTTCAGTCTGGCATTGGAGGCAAACATGTTGATGCAAATGGTGGTACTTCTGAGCTTGAGGATTTGGACTGCTTTGATAGCATAGATATTTCACAACATGGTATAGCTAGATTGCCTCTCCTACCTGAATAA
- the LOC122025300 gene encoding pentatricopeptide repeat-containing protein At3g49170, chloroplastic-like isoform X2: MLAEAHLAARFLPSNPSVRPPRRSNPTATSVSFRRVSTRNPSLEALKDRLIRLADSGRIDDALSTLDLMADRGIPADLVSYSVLLRSCIRSRDLRRGRLVQRRLLDSGLQFDSVVTNSLISLYSKCGEWEAALSIFEEMGSRRDVVSWTALVSYAAQNGMQGRAIAMFCQMLETGIIPNEFSFCSVIQACSKSEYQWIGWAILGFVVKMGFFWWDASVGCALIDMFAENDDLLSARKVFDGILERNAVVWTLMISSDLESLEFGRQMHSQAIRLGLAHDACVGCTLVDMYAKCSLMDDSRKVFDRMDEHSVMSWTTIISGYAQSSMHDEKAIELFINMINGSVRPNHFTYSSILKACANLADSQVGQQIHARVIKSGLAFVNFVGNSLVSMYARFGRMEEAIRAFDSLYEKNVVSCNAIADGCAKNYNYEQAIEVLYQIQSMDMGANAFTFASLLSAAASIGMLSKGQQLHAQLLKAGLRSDMGIGNSLISMYSRCGSIDDACQAFGEMNDHNVISWTAMITGFAKQGDADQALKLYQNMVSAGVKPNAVTYVAVLSSCSHAGLVEQGWEHFHAMQKDHRVAPTMEHYACMVDLLGRSGLLEDAFKFINSMPLRADVLVWRTLLGGCSVHGDIRLGEIAAKRILELAPEDPAAYVLLSNMYAEVGRWEDVATVRHAMKERNLNKEAGLSWIEVENIIHKFHVGDTSHPQAQKIYAKLDELFARIKEMGYVPNTNFVLHDIEDHLKEQYLLQHSEKIAVAFGLINTSGPKPIRVFKNLRVCGDCHNAIKCISKATGRDVILRDSNRFHHIRNGECSCNDYW, encoded by the exons ATGCTCGCCGAAGCTCACCTCGCTGCCAGATTTCTTCCTTCGAATCCTTCTGTCCGCCCTCCTCGCCGCAGCAATCCCACCGCCACAAGCGTTTCTTTCCGTCGGGTTTCCACGAGGAATCCCTCCCTTGAAGCCCTCAAGGATCGCCTTATCCGCCTCGCCGACTCTGGCCGCATCGACGATGCCCTCTCCACCCTCGACCTCATGGCCGACCGCGGCATCCCCGCCGACCTCGTCTCCTACTCTGTCCTCCTCAGGTCCTGCATCCGCTCCCGGGACCTTCGTCGCGGCCGCCTCGTCCAACGCCGCCTTCTTGACTCGGGCCTCCAGTTCGACTCTGTTGTCACAAATTCCCTCATTTCTCTCTACTCCAAATGCGGGGAGTGGGAGGCTGCCCTTTCCATATTCGAAGAAATGGGGAGCAGAAGAGACGTCGTGTCGTGGACCGCACTCGTCTCTTATGCTGCCCAAAACGGTATGCAAGGGAGAGCCATCGCCATGTTCTGCCAAATGCTTGAAACTGGAATCATCCCCAACGAATTCAGCTTCTGTAGCGTGATTCAAGCTTGCTCTAAGTCAGAATACCAGTGGATTGGATGGGCAATTCTAGGTTTTGTGGTAAAGATGGGATTTTTCTGGTGGGACGCATCGGTTGGTTGTGCTTTGATAGACATGTTCGCTGAGAATGATGACTTGTTATCCGCCCGCAAGGTGTTTGATGGAATACTTGAAAGGAACGCTGTTGTCTggactctaatgatatccag TGACTTGGAGTCTTTGGAATTTGGACGGCAAATGCATTCTCAAGCCATTAGGTTAGGATTGGCTCATGATGCCTGTGTTGGTTGCACCCTTGTAGACATGTATGCAAAATGCTCATTGATGGATGACTCCAGGAAAGTTTTTGATCGAATGGATGAACACAGTGTCATGTCATGGACCACAATTATCTCAGGCTATGCTCAGAGTAGCATGCATGACGAAAAGGCAATTGAGCTTTTTATCAATATGATCAATGGAAGTGTTCGACCAAATCATTTCACTTATTCCAGCATCCTCAAGGCCTGTGCAAATCTTGCGGATTCGCAGGTGGGGCAGCAAATACATGCCCGAGTCATCAAATCAGGTCTAGCATTTGTAAATTTTGTAGGAAACTCTTTGGTCAGCATGTATGCACGATTCGGAAGGATGGAAGAGGCCATTAGAGCTTTTGATTCATTGTACGAGAAAAATGTGGTTTCCTGTAATGCAATAGCAGATGGATGTGCTAAGAATTATAACTATGAACAAGCAATTGAGGTTCTCTATCAGATTCAGAGTATGGATATGGGTGCCAATGCATTTACCTTCGCGAGCCTGCTGAGCGCAGCGGCAAGTATTGGAATGCTGAGCAAGGGCCAACAGCTCCATGCCCAGTTATTAAAAGCAGGACTTCGGTCGGACATGGGCATTGGTAATTCTCTGATATCTATGTATTCAAGATGTGGTAGTATAGATGATGCTTGCCAAGCTTTTGGTGAGATGAATGATCACAATGTGATTTCATGGACTGCAATGATAACTGGTTTTGCTAAACAAGGGGATGCGGATCAAGCCCTTAAATTATATCAGAATATGGTGTCTGCAGGTGTTAAGCCAAATGCAGTAACCTATGTTGCTGTTTTGTCTTCTTGTAGTCATGCAGGTTTGGTTGAACAAGGATGGGAACACTTCCATGCAATGCAAAAGGACCACAGGGTTGCTCCGACAATGGAGCACTATGCCTGCATGGTTGATCTGCTCGGCCGATCAGGTCTTTTGGAGGATGCTTTTAAGTTCATAAATTCCATGCCTTTAAGAGCTGATGTCTTGGTGTGGAGGACACTGCTTGGTGGTTGTAGTGTGCATGGGGACATCAGGTTGGGAGAAATTGCTGCCAAAAGAATCTTGGAGTTGGCTCCAGAGGACCCAGCAGCCTATGTCTTGCTCTCTAATATGTATGCCGAGGTAGGTAGATGGGAGGATGTAGCAACTGTTAGGCATGCTATGAAGGAGAGAAATCTTAACAAAGAAGCTGGATTGAGCTGGATAGAAGTAGAGAACATCATTCATAAGTTTCATGTGGGAGATACTAGTCATCCACAAGCTCAGAAAATCTATGCCAAGTTGGACGAATTGTTTGCTAGAATCAAGGAAATGGGTTATGTGCCAAACACCAACTTTGTTCTTCATGACATAGAGGACCACCTGAAGGAACAATACCTACTTCAGCACAGCGAGAAGATAGCAGTTGCTTTTGGTCTCATAAACACATCGGGTCCCAAGCCGATTCGGGTATTCAAGAACCTTCGTGTCTGTGGAGACTGTCACAATGCAATTAAATGCATATCAAAAGCCACTGGAAGAGATGTTATCTTGAGGGATTCTAACCGTTTTCATCATATTAGGAACGGGGAGTGTTCCTGCAATGACTACTGGTGA
- the LOC122025300 gene encoding pentatricopeptide repeat-containing protein At3g49170, chloroplastic-like isoform X1: protein MLAEAHLAARFLPSNPSVRPPRRSNPTATSVSFRRVSTRNPSLEALKDRLIRLADSGRIDDALSTLDLMADRGIPADLVSYSVLLRSCIRSRDLRRGRLVQRRLLDSGLQFDSVVTNSLISLYSKCGEWEAALSIFEEMGSRRDVVSWTALVSYAAQNGMQGRAIAMFCQMLETGIIPNEFSFCSVIQACSKSEYQWIGWAILGFVVKMGFFWWDASVGCALIDMFAENDDLLSARKVFDGILERNAVVWTLMISRYGQHGRGRDALDLYLEMILSDFEPDRFTLSSVISACSDLESLEFGRQMHSQAIRLGLAHDACVGCTLVDMYAKCSLMDDSRKVFDRMDEHSVMSWTTIISGYAQSSMHDEKAIELFINMINGSVRPNHFTYSSILKACANLADSQVGQQIHARVIKSGLAFVNFVGNSLVSMYARFGRMEEAIRAFDSLYEKNVVSCNAIADGCAKNYNYEQAIEVLYQIQSMDMGANAFTFASLLSAAASIGMLSKGQQLHAQLLKAGLRSDMGIGNSLISMYSRCGSIDDACQAFGEMNDHNVISWTAMITGFAKQGDADQALKLYQNMVSAGVKPNAVTYVAVLSSCSHAGLVEQGWEHFHAMQKDHRVAPTMEHYACMVDLLGRSGLLEDAFKFINSMPLRADVLVWRTLLGGCSVHGDIRLGEIAAKRILELAPEDPAAYVLLSNMYAEVGRWEDVATVRHAMKERNLNKEAGLSWIEVENIIHKFHVGDTSHPQAQKIYAKLDELFARIKEMGYVPNTNFVLHDIEDHLKEQYLLQHSEKIAVAFGLINTSGPKPIRVFKNLRVCGDCHNAIKCISKATGRDVILRDSNRFHHIRNGECSCNDYW from the coding sequence ATGCTCGCCGAAGCTCACCTCGCTGCCAGATTTCTTCCTTCGAATCCTTCTGTCCGCCCTCCTCGCCGCAGCAATCCCACCGCCACAAGCGTTTCTTTCCGTCGGGTTTCCACGAGGAATCCCTCCCTTGAAGCCCTCAAGGATCGCCTTATCCGCCTCGCCGACTCTGGCCGCATCGACGATGCCCTCTCCACCCTCGACCTCATGGCCGACCGCGGCATCCCCGCCGACCTCGTCTCCTACTCTGTCCTCCTCAGGTCCTGCATCCGCTCCCGGGACCTTCGTCGCGGCCGCCTCGTCCAACGCCGCCTTCTTGACTCGGGCCTCCAGTTCGACTCTGTTGTCACAAATTCCCTCATTTCTCTCTACTCCAAATGCGGGGAGTGGGAGGCTGCCCTTTCCATATTCGAAGAAATGGGGAGCAGAAGAGACGTCGTGTCGTGGACCGCACTCGTCTCTTATGCTGCCCAAAACGGTATGCAAGGGAGAGCCATCGCCATGTTCTGCCAAATGCTTGAAACTGGAATCATCCCCAACGAATTCAGCTTCTGTAGCGTGATTCAAGCTTGCTCTAAGTCAGAATACCAGTGGATTGGATGGGCAATTCTAGGTTTTGTGGTAAAGATGGGATTTTTCTGGTGGGACGCATCGGTTGGTTGTGCTTTGATAGACATGTTCGCTGAGAATGATGACTTGTTATCCGCCCGCAAGGTGTTTGATGGAATACTTGAAAGGAACGCTGTTGTCTggactctaatgatatccaggtaTGGACAGCACGGGCGTGGTAGAGATGCACTTGACTTGTACCTGGAAATGATTCTTAGCGATTTCGAACCTGATCGTTTCACGCTAAGCAGCGTCATTTCTGCATGCAGTGACTTGGAGTCTTTGGAATTTGGACGGCAAATGCATTCTCAAGCCATTAGGTTAGGATTGGCTCATGATGCCTGTGTTGGTTGCACCCTTGTAGACATGTATGCAAAATGCTCATTGATGGATGACTCCAGGAAAGTTTTTGATCGAATGGATGAACACAGTGTCATGTCATGGACCACAATTATCTCAGGCTATGCTCAGAGTAGCATGCATGACGAAAAGGCAATTGAGCTTTTTATCAATATGATCAATGGAAGTGTTCGACCAAATCATTTCACTTATTCCAGCATCCTCAAGGCCTGTGCAAATCTTGCGGATTCGCAGGTGGGGCAGCAAATACATGCCCGAGTCATCAAATCAGGTCTAGCATTTGTAAATTTTGTAGGAAACTCTTTGGTCAGCATGTATGCACGATTCGGAAGGATGGAAGAGGCCATTAGAGCTTTTGATTCATTGTACGAGAAAAATGTGGTTTCCTGTAATGCAATAGCAGATGGATGTGCTAAGAATTATAACTATGAACAAGCAATTGAGGTTCTCTATCAGATTCAGAGTATGGATATGGGTGCCAATGCATTTACCTTCGCGAGCCTGCTGAGCGCAGCGGCAAGTATTGGAATGCTGAGCAAGGGCCAACAGCTCCATGCCCAGTTATTAAAAGCAGGACTTCGGTCGGACATGGGCATTGGTAATTCTCTGATATCTATGTATTCAAGATGTGGTAGTATAGATGATGCTTGCCAAGCTTTTGGTGAGATGAATGATCACAATGTGATTTCATGGACTGCAATGATAACTGGTTTTGCTAAACAAGGGGATGCGGATCAAGCCCTTAAATTATATCAGAATATGGTGTCTGCAGGTGTTAAGCCAAATGCAGTAACCTATGTTGCTGTTTTGTCTTCTTGTAGTCATGCAGGTTTGGTTGAACAAGGATGGGAACACTTCCATGCAATGCAAAAGGACCACAGGGTTGCTCCGACAATGGAGCACTATGCCTGCATGGTTGATCTGCTCGGCCGATCAGGTCTTTTGGAGGATGCTTTTAAGTTCATAAATTCCATGCCTTTAAGAGCTGATGTCTTGGTGTGGAGGACACTGCTTGGTGGTTGTAGTGTGCATGGGGACATCAGGTTGGGAGAAATTGCTGCCAAAAGAATCTTGGAGTTGGCTCCAGAGGACCCAGCAGCCTATGTCTTGCTCTCTAATATGTATGCCGAGGTAGGTAGATGGGAGGATGTAGCAACTGTTAGGCATGCTATGAAGGAGAGAAATCTTAACAAAGAAGCTGGATTGAGCTGGATAGAAGTAGAGAACATCATTCATAAGTTTCATGTGGGAGATACTAGTCATCCACAAGCTCAGAAAATCTATGCCAAGTTGGACGAATTGTTTGCTAGAATCAAGGAAATGGGTTATGTGCCAAACACCAACTTTGTTCTTCATGACATAGAGGACCACCTGAAGGAACAATACCTACTTCAGCACAGCGAGAAGATAGCAGTTGCTTTTGGTCTCATAAACACATCGGGTCCCAAGCCGATTCGGGTATTCAAGAACCTTCGTGTCTGTGGAGACTGTCACAATGCAATTAAATGCATATCAAAAGCCACTGGAAGAGATGTTATCTTGAGGGATTCTAACCGTTTTCATCATATTAGGAACGGGGAGTGTTCCTGCAATGACTACTGGTGA